A portion of the Streptomyces sp. NBC_01335 genome contains these proteins:
- a CDS encoding acyl-CoA dehydrogenase family protein, whose amino-acid sequence MRRTVFDEDHEAFRDTIRAFIEAEVVPVYDEWFTSGLVPRDFYYKLAELGIFGIEVDEEYGGAGIESFKFEAIISEETARAAVSFGGSGVHVLLCLPYLKAYATKEQKERWLPDFVTGKTMYAIAMTEPGTGSDLAGMKTTAKLSEDGTHYVLNGAKTFITGGVHADRVIVCARTDAPKADDRRHGISLLVVDTKAEGYSVGRKLDKLGLRTSDTAELSFVDVKVPVEDLLGEENKGFSYLGQNLPQERLGIAVNAYSQAKAAVRFAQSYVSERTVFGKPVAAFQNTKFELAACQAEVDAAEAVVDRAIEALDAKELTAAEAASAKLFCTEVAHRVIDKCLQLHGGYGYMNEYPIARLYADNRVNRIYGGTSEVMKSIIAKSMGL is encoded by the coding sequence GTGCGCCGTACGGTATTCGACGAGGACCACGAGGCGTTCCGGGACACCATCCGCGCCTTCATCGAGGCCGAGGTCGTCCCCGTGTACGACGAGTGGTTCACGTCCGGCCTGGTGCCGCGTGACTTCTACTACAAGCTGGCCGAGCTGGGCATCTTCGGCATCGAGGTGGACGAGGAGTACGGCGGCGCCGGCATCGAGTCGTTCAAGTTCGAGGCGATCATCTCCGAGGAGACCGCCCGCGCGGCCGTCTCCTTCGGCGGTTCCGGCGTGCACGTGCTGCTCTGCCTGCCCTACCTCAAGGCGTACGCCACGAAGGAGCAGAAGGAGCGCTGGCTGCCGGACTTCGTGACCGGCAAGACGATGTACGCCATCGCCATGACCGAGCCGGGCACGGGCTCCGACCTGGCCGGGATGAAGACGACCGCCAAGCTCTCCGAGGACGGCACGCACTACGTCCTCAACGGCGCCAAGACCTTCATCACCGGTGGTGTGCACGCGGACCGGGTCATCGTCTGCGCCCGTACGGACGCCCCGAAGGCCGACGACCGCCGCCACGGCATCTCGCTGCTCGTGGTCGACACCAAGGCCGAGGGCTACTCGGTCGGCCGCAAGCTCGACAAGCTGGGCCTGCGCACCTCGGACACCGCCGAGCTGTCGTTCGTGGACGTGAAGGTCCCGGTCGAGGACCTGCTCGGCGAGGAGAACAAGGGCTTCTCCTACCTCGGCCAGAACCTCCCGCAGGAGCGCCTGGGCATCGCGGTCAACGCGTACTCGCAGGCCAAGGCCGCCGTGCGGTTCGCCCAGAGTTACGTGTCCGAGCGCACCGTCTTCGGCAAGCCGGTCGCCGCTTTCCAGAACACGAAGTTCGAACTGGCCGCCTGCCAGGCCGAGGTGGACGCCGCCGAGGCCGTCGTGGACCGGGCGATCGAGGCCCTGGACGCCAAGGAGCTCACCGCCGCCGAGGCCGCCTCCGCCAAGCTGTTCTGCACCGAGGTCGCCCACCGGGTGATCGACAAGTGCCTCCAGCTGCACGGTGGTTACGGCTACATGAACGAGTACCCGATCGCGCGTCTCTACGCCGACAACCGCGTCAACCGCATCTACGGTGGTACCAGCGAGGTCATGAAGTCCATCATCGCCAAGTCCATGGGCCTGTAG
- a CDS encoding acyl-CoA thioesterase yields the protein MSEALDSLLDLLDLERIERDIFRGASRSAVVPRVFGGQVAAQALVAAGRTVPDGCLAHSLHSYFLRMGDPGAPIVYSVDRIRDGRSFTTRRVVAVQHGQPIFHLSASFQTYEEGLDHQVAMPDAPDPETLPTAAEMMPRYADRFTDPGMIDRLLEARAAVDLRYVEEPPFATAGQPREPRSQVWFRTRGKLADDPLLHVCLATYVSDMTLLDSVLLAHGRGGWAIGDVVGASLDHAMWFHRPFRADEWLLYDQESPTSSGGRGLGQARIWTQDGRLAITVIQEGLIRTPRGR from the coding sequence ATGAGCGAAGCACTTGATTCCCTGCTCGATCTGCTCGACCTGGAGCGGATCGAGCGGGACATCTTCCGGGGCGCCAGCCGCTCGGCGGTGGTGCCCCGGGTGTTCGGCGGCCAGGTCGCGGCGCAGGCGCTGGTCGCGGCCGGCCGGACCGTGCCCGACGGCTGCCTGGCCCACTCCCTCCACTCGTACTTCCTGCGGATGGGCGACCCCGGCGCGCCGATCGTCTACAGCGTCGACCGCATCCGCGACGGCCGGTCCTTCACCACCCGCCGGGTCGTCGCGGTGCAGCACGGGCAGCCGATCTTCCACCTCTCCGCGTCCTTCCAGACGTACGAGGAGGGGCTGGACCACCAGGTCGCCATGCCGGACGCCCCGGATCCGGAGACCCTGCCGACGGCCGCCGAGATGATGCCCCGGTACGCCGACCGCTTCACCGACCCCGGCATGATCGACCGGCTCCTGGAGGCACGGGCGGCGGTGGACCTGCGGTACGTGGAGGAGCCGCCGTTCGCCACCGCCGGGCAGCCCCGCGAACCCCGCTCCCAGGTGTGGTTCCGCACCCGGGGCAAGCTCGCCGACGACCCGCTGCTGCACGTCTGCCTGGCGACGTACGTCTCCGACATGACGCTGCTCGACTCCGTGCTGCTGGCCCACGGGCGCGGCGGCTGGGCGATCGGCGACGTGGTCGGCGCGAGCCTGGACCACGCGATGTGGTTCCACCGGCCGTTCCGGGCGGACGAGTGGCTGCTGTACGACCAGGAGTCCCCGACCTCGTCCGGCGGGCGCGGGCTCGGCCAGGCGCGGATCTGGACGCAGGACGGCCGCCTGGCGATCACCGTGATCCAGGAGGGCCTGATCCGCACCCCGCGCGGGCGGTGA
- a CDS encoding PucR family transcriptional regulator: MPDSPAGPSPAPEPAGPAGPAGASSSTSPGGPATPASPAGPPTPPVSLGALLAREELGLRRIAGPEQAELLWVHTSEMADPYPYLLGGELLLSAGVLLTDPEWYVSRVVEAGAAALGFGVRPVHESVPPGLAEACERHGLPLLEVPPETTFTSVARAVWQLMADARHQELRRTARAQQALASAAARPDPVPAVLHQLAAQLGGYAVLLSPEGGEIHTAGARTAPAVRTALSRLARVVAPQERRAAPASATETVDGTQLSAYALGGGHGLVLALATGPREPGDHTVAGMAVVLLSLLAAPHQGAGSADRSAALVRMLLGAAPGEVAPLLGSDGPWTVVHARRTRSGGTAPLTAGTLGASLGSALVDTGRRPDEPVRVLLTDTARLTPQPGWVLGASDPVPLDGLAAADTRASRALARAEATRTPLLLHRADRGLTDLLTGEAAEAHARTLLAPLSATLRETLRCWLSLHGSWDRTAVALKIHRNTVRQRVGRCAELLGTDLDDMDVRTELWFALRLT; this comes from the coding sequence ATGCCGGACTCCCCCGCAGGCCCCTCCCCGGCCCCTGAACCAGCCGGACCAGCCGGACCAGCCGGAGCGTCCTCCTCGACCTCCCCCGGCGGACCCGCCACCCCCGCCAGCCCCGCCGGGCCGCCCACGCCGCCCGTCTCCCTGGGCGCGCTGCTGGCCCGCGAGGAGCTGGGGCTGCGCCGGATCGCCGGCCCGGAACAGGCGGAGCTGCTCTGGGTGCACACCTCGGAGATGGCCGACCCGTACCCCTATCTCCTCGGCGGCGAGCTGCTGCTCAGCGCGGGCGTGCTGCTGACCGACCCGGAGTGGTACGTCTCGCGGGTGGTGGAGGCGGGCGCGGCGGCGCTGGGCTTCGGGGTACGGCCGGTGCACGAGTCCGTGCCGCCGGGGCTGGCGGAGGCGTGCGAGCGGCACGGGCTGCCGCTCCTCGAGGTGCCGCCGGAGACCACGTTCACCTCGGTCGCCCGGGCGGTGTGGCAGCTGATGGCGGACGCCCGCCATCAGGAACTGCGCCGGACGGCCCGCGCCCAGCAGGCCCTCGCGTCGGCGGCGGCCCGCCCCGACCCGGTACCCGCGGTGCTCCACCAGTTGGCGGCCCAGCTGGGCGGGTACGCGGTGCTGCTGAGCCCCGAGGGCGGCGAGATCCACACGGCGGGCGCCCGTACCGCCCCGGCGGTGCGCACCGCGCTCTCCCGGCTGGCCCGGGTGGTCGCCCCGCAGGAGCGGCGGGCCGCTCCCGCGTCCGCCACCGAGACGGTGGACGGCACCCAGCTGTCGGCGTACGCGCTGGGCGGCGGGCACGGTCTGGTGCTCGCCCTCGCCACCGGCCCCCGCGAGCCCGGGGACCACACGGTGGCGGGCATGGCCGTCGTCCTGCTCTCGCTGCTGGCCGCCCCGCACCAGGGCGCGGGCTCGGCGGACCGTTCGGCCGCGCTGGTACGGATGCTGCTCGGCGCGGCCCCCGGGGAGGTGGCGCCGCTGCTCGGTTCGGACGGCCCGTGGACCGTGGTGCACGCCCGCCGCACGAGGAGCGGTGGCACCGCCCCGCTCACCGCGGGCACCCTCGGGGCCTCCCTCGGTTCGGCCCTTGTCGACACGGGCCGCCGACCGGACGAGCCGGTGCGCGTGCTGCTCACGGACACCGCCCGGCTCACCCCACAGCCCGGCTGGGTGCTCGGCGCCTCCGACCCCGTACCGCTCGACGGGCTCGCGGCGGCGGACACCCGGGCGTCCCGGGCGCTGGCCCGGGCGGAGGCGACCCGCACACCGCTGCTGCTCCACCGCGCGGATCGGGGCCTGACCGACTTGCTGACCGGCGAGGCCGCCGAGGCCCACGCCCGTACCCTGCTCGCCCCGCTGTCGGCGACTCTGCGGGAGACCCTGCGTTGCTGGCTGTCGCTGCACGGCAGCTGGGACCGCACGGCGGTGGCCCTCAAGATCCACCGCAACACGGTCCGCCAGCGCGTCGGGCGCTGTGCGGAGCTGCTGGGCACGGACCTGGACGACATGGACGTGCGGACGGAGCTGTGGTTCGCCCTGCGGCTGACGTGA
- a CDS encoding peptidoglycan recognition protein family protein codes for MSGRAAVALGVLAVLGLQGVSSGAVAAEVPATQVRTGGTGAYDAGGRADGPVRSEVHRLALKADGRGEATLSRRTTEPFGLLGVSWTDAGATIGGTIEARTRSAETGAWSDWITLEPYAPGLDGERPAERGSTEPVWVGRADGAEVRVSDGAAAGVLPAGLRLDMVDPDLDAGTSTAQGQTTGARSAALPAAAASAVAREAAAVDPGPPSTVPQPPVVTRAEWGADESLDDEGPIYLEKGVIKAVFVHHTTDADYDCADSAAIVRAIHVYHVKTNGWRDLGYNFLVDKCGTIFEGRQGGIDQPVMGAHTYGFNSESTSVAILGDYTNTAASNAALEATARVAAYKLGQYGGDPAGTTSLVAGATQTNYAGQQFVAGESYTFNQISGHRDGFNTECPGAKLYPQLPAIRTLAAGPVQGLKVSSVGGGAFAVDSGYETPGPVSLNWTTTTPTSLIGSFELLVDGQPVVTTAAAARTASTTLSVPGVHKLAVRAHHQSGATTTTAAVNVNVPAPKTFVPLTPQRVMDTRAGLGVPKAKVGAAGVVTLQVTGTNGVPSTGVGAVVLNVTATTSTAVSYISVYPDGTTRTSASNLNVVEGLTVPNLVIVPVVNGKVDFYNNAGSVNLIADITGYFSTGGEGSTHVNLGPKRVMDTREGLGVPKAQVGPAGVVTLQVAGVNGVPATGVTAVVLNVTATHVSATSFVSVYPDGTTRTSASNLNVVKGQTVPNLVIVPVVNGKVSFYNNAGSVDLIADITGYFSTGGEGSTHVNLGPKRVMDTREGLGVPKAQVGPAGVVTLQVAGVNGVPATGVTAVVLNVTATHVSATSFVSVYPDGTTRTSASNLNVVKGQTVPNLVIVPVVNGKVSFYNNAGTVDLIADVTGYFRK; via the coding sequence GTGAGCGGCAGGGCTGCCGTGGCGCTCGGAGTTCTGGCAGTGCTGGGACTCCAGGGCGTCTCGAGCGGCGCCGTCGCCGCGGAAGTACCGGCCACGCAGGTACGGACCGGCGGTACGGGGGCGTACGACGCCGGGGGCCGGGCGGACGGGCCGGTCAGGAGCGAGGTGCACCGGCTCGCCCTGAAGGCCGACGGCCGTGGGGAGGCCACCCTCTCGCGCCGTACGACCGAGCCGTTCGGGCTGCTGGGGGTGTCCTGGACCGACGCCGGGGCCACGATCGGGGGCACGATCGAGGCCCGCACCCGGAGCGCGGAGACGGGGGCGTGGTCGGACTGGATCACGCTGGAGCCGTACGCACCCGGGCTCGACGGAGAGCGTCCCGCGGAACGCGGTTCGACCGAGCCGGTCTGGGTCGGGCGAGCCGACGGTGCCGAGGTGCGGGTGAGCGACGGGGCGGCTGCCGGCGTCCTGCCGGCCGGCCTCCGGCTCGACATGGTCGACCCCGACCTCGACGCGGGCACGAGCACCGCGCAGGGCCAGACCACGGGCGCCCGGTCCGCGGCTCTCCCCGCCGCCGCGGCTTCCGCCGTCGCGCGGGAGGCCGCCGCGGTCGACCCGGGGCCGCCGTCCACGGTCCCGCAGCCGCCGGTCGTCACCCGCGCCGAATGGGGGGCCGACGAGTCGCTCGACGACGAGGGGCCCATCTATCTGGAGAAGGGCGTCATCAAGGCGGTCTTCGTCCACCACACCACCGACGCCGACTATGACTGCGCGGACTCGGCGGCCATCGTGCGGGCCATCCACGTCTACCACGTGAAGACCAATGGCTGGCGCGACCTCGGATACAACTTCCTGGTCGACAAGTGCGGGACGATCTTCGAGGGCCGTCAGGGCGGTATCGACCAGCCCGTCATGGGCGCGCACACCTACGGCTTCAACAGCGAGTCCACCAGCGTCGCGATCCTCGGTGACTACACGAACACCGCCGCGTCGAACGCCGCGCTGGAGGCGACCGCACGGGTGGCGGCGTACAAGCTCGGCCAGTACGGCGGCGATCCGGCGGGCACCACCTCGCTGGTCGCCGGCGCCACCCAGACGAACTACGCGGGTCAGCAGTTCGTCGCCGGGGAGTCGTACACGTTCAACCAGATCTCCGGCCACCGGGACGGCTTCAACACCGAGTGCCCGGGCGCCAAGCTCTACCCGCAGCTTCCGGCTATTCGGACCCTCGCGGCAGGGCCCGTACAGGGCCTCAAGGTGTCCTCGGTCGGCGGCGGAGCCTTCGCCGTGGACTCCGGCTACGAGACTCCGGGCCCGGTGTCGTTGAACTGGACGACCACCACACCCACTTCGCTGATCGGCTCGTTCGAGCTGCTGGTGGACGGACAGCCGGTGGTGACCACCGCGGCAGCCGCGCGCACCGCCTCCACGACGCTCTCCGTGCCCGGTGTCCACAAGCTCGCCGTGCGGGCTCACCATCAGTCGGGCGCGACCACCACGACCGCCGCGGTGAACGTGAACGTCCCGGCGCCGAAGACCTTCGTGCCCCTCACCCCGCAGCGGGTGATGGACACGCGCGCGGGGCTGGGCGTGCCGAAGGCCAAGGTCGGAGCGGCGGGTGTGGTGACCCTTCAGGTGACCGGCACCAACGGAGTGCCGTCCACCGGCGTGGGGGCCGTGGTGCTGAACGTGACCGCCACCACCTCGACCGCCGTGTCCTACATCTCCGTGTACCCGGACGGGACGACCCGCACGAGTGCGTCGAACCTGAACGTGGTGGAGGGCCTGACGGTTCCGAACCTGGTGATCGTGCCGGTGGTGAACGGCAAGGTGGACTTCTACAACAACGCGGGCTCCGTCAATCTGATCGCGGACATCACCGGCTACTTCAGCACCGGTGGTGAGGGCTCCACGCACGTCAACCTCGGTCCGAAGCGGGTGATGGACACGCGTGAGGGTCTGGGTGTGCCGAAGGCCCAGGTCGGTCCGGCCGGTGTGGTGACCCTTCAGGTCGCGGGCGTCAACGGTGTTCCGGCGACGGGTGTCACGGCCGTGGTGCTGAACGTGACGGCGACGCACGTGTCGGCGACGAGTTTCGTGTCGGTCTACCCGGACGGGACGACCCGCACGAGTGCGTCGAACCTGAACGTGGTGAAGGGGCAGACGGTTCCGAACCTGGTGATCGTGCCGGTGGTGAACGGCAAGGTGAGCTTCTACAACAACGCGGGCTCCGTCGACCTGATCGCGGACATCACCGGCTACTTCAGCACCGGTGGTGAGGGCTCCACGCACGTCAACCTCGGTCCGAAGCGGGTGATGGACACGCGTGAGGGTCTGGGTGTGCCGAAGGCCCAGGTCGGTCCGGCCGGTGTGGTGACCCTTCAGGTCGCGGGCGTCAACGGTGTTCCGGCGACGGGTGTCACGGCCGTGGTGCTGAACGTGACGGCGACGCACGTGTCGGCGACGAGTTTCGTGTCGGTCTACCCGGACGGGACGACCCGCACGAGTGCGTCGAACCTGAACGTGGTGAAGGGGCAGACGGTTCCGAACCTGGTGATCGTGCCGGTGGTGAACGGCAAGGTGAGCTTCTACAACAACGCGGGCACCGTCGACCTGATCGCGGACGTCACCGGCTACTTCCGCAAGTGA
- a CDS encoding SACE_7040 family transcriptional regulator produces the protein MSTHATARVAGPTRREQILREAALLFAERGFHGVGVDEIGAAVGISGPGLYRHFPGKDAMLSELLVGISERLLTGGRLRVEEDAAAPESSPDALLDALIEGHIDFALDDRPLITLHDRELDRLRDADRKRVRRLQREYVEIWVSVARTRYPALTEAEARVTVHAVFGLLNSTPRLARPEALPDRAATALLLHRLARGAFAAAAEGR, from the coding sequence ATGAGCACCCATGCCACCGCCCGCGTCGCGGGACCCACCCGCCGCGAGCAGATCCTCCGGGAGGCGGCGCTCCTCTTCGCCGAGCGCGGCTTCCACGGCGTCGGTGTCGACGAGATAGGCGCCGCCGTGGGCATCAGCGGCCCCGGCCTCTACCGCCACTTCCCCGGCAAGGACGCGATGCTCTCCGAGCTGCTGGTCGGCATCAGCGAGCGCCTCCTCACCGGCGGCCGGCTGCGCGTCGAGGAGGACGCCGCGGCCCCGGAAAGCTCTCCGGACGCGCTGCTGGACGCGCTCATCGAGGGCCACATCGACTTCGCCCTCGACGACCGCCCCCTGATCACCCTGCACGACCGCGAGCTGGACCGCCTGCGTGACGCCGACCGCAAGCGGGTCCGCCGCCTCCAGCGCGAGTACGTCGAGATCTGGGTCTCCGTCGCCCGCACCCGCTACCCCGCCCTGACCGAGGCCGAGGCCCGCGTCACCGTGCACGCCGTCTTCGGCCTGCTGAACTCCACCCCGCGCCTCGCCCGCCCCGAAGCCCTCCCGGACCGCGCGGCGACCGCCCTCCTGCTGCACCGCCTCGCCCGGGGTGCCTTCGCGGCGGCGGCCGAAGGGCGCTAA
- a CDS encoding NADP-dependent oxidoreductase, translating to MSADLPRTSREIRLAVTPDGLPEAKHFTVAETPVPQPGPGEVLVRNSHFALFAGLRTLMGTENDGVPLPPLRGGDTVIGPAVGEVVSAPDGGPLRPGDRVTHLLGWREYAVLPVGQVLPLGDELPDPVAYLAQGSSAYGALTRLAEVRPGDTVLVTGAAGAVGSLAGQIARLLGAGRIVGTTGSPAKAGRLVAELGYDAVVVRGTGDFAEQLAEAAPGGIDVLLDLVGGEQLAAAVDAARPGARFALVGALSGQLDARRGGGSAPAEIDTYRLIVKGVSVRGYTGGDHPDVDAEWTRRFGGWLRSGAIRFPYSAVAGLENAPLAFQQLVEGRHFGGVVVEVFS from the coding sequence ATGTCCGCCGACCTGCCCCGTACCTCCCGAGAGATCCGCCTCGCCGTGACGCCCGACGGGCTGCCCGAGGCCAAGCACTTCACCGTCGCCGAGACCCCGGTACCCCAGCCCGGCCCCGGCGAAGTGCTCGTCCGCAACAGCCACTTCGCTCTGTTCGCCGGGCTGCGCACCCTGATGGGCACCGAGAACGACGGGGTGCCGCTGCCCCCGCTGCGCGGCGGTGACACCGTCATCGGGCCGGCGGTGGGCGAGGTCGTCTCCGCGCCCGACGGAGGTCCGCTGCGGCCGGGTGACCGGGTGACGCATCTGCTCGGCTGGCGGGAGTACGCCGTACTCCCCGTCGGTCAGGTGCTGCCGCTCGGCGACGAACTGCCCGATCCGGTCGCGTACCTCGCCCAGGGCTCGTCGGCGTACGGCGCGCTGACCCGGCTCGCCGAGGTCCGCCCCGGCGACACCGTGCTCGTCACGGGGGCGGCCGGTGCGGTCGGCAGCCTCGCCGGGCAGATCGCCCGGCTGCTGGGCGCGGGCCGGATCGTCGGCACCACCGGTTCGCCCGCCAAGGCCGGGCGGCTGGTGGCCGAACTCGGTTACGACGCCGTCGTGGTGCGCGGCACAGGGGACTTCGCGGAGCAGTTGGCCGAGGCGGCGCCCGGGGGCATCGACGTACTGCTCGACCTCGTCGGCGGCGAACAGCTCGCGGCGGCGGTGGACGCGGCCCGGCCGGGCGCGCGGTTCGCCCTCGTCGGCGCGCTCTCCGGGCAGTTGGACGCCCGGCGCGGCGGAGGCAGCGCCCCCGCCGAGATCGACACGTACCGGCTGATCGTGAAGGGCGTATCGGTACGCGGCTACACCGGCGGCGACCACCCGGACGTCGACGCGGAGTGGACCCGGCGGTTCGGCGGGTGGCTGCGCTCGGGCGCGATCCGCTTCCCGTACAGCGCCGTCGCGGGGCTGGAGAACGCCCCACTCGCCTTCCAACAACTCGTCGAGGGAAGGCATTTCGGCGGAGTCGTGGTGGAAGTGTTCTCCTGA
- a CDS encoding phosphatase produces the protein MPIPSRAELTDHLVRTRIAGDVATPRDNNLAHYRALANGDRHYWLGLELGDRWTDEQDVLAVMAERCGVIDDPAHRFGQDTIDPELTVDALDRMAERLRKAVADTESVLVATGHPGGLLDVHRRTADALRAEGCEIVTVPAGLRADEGNVVQFAGVAVLEHGASLWHTHSPAPMAAILDGLEREGRPQPDLVLADHGWAGCAGGRGLDAIGYADCNDPALFLGEAEGSLLVTVPLDDNVPDPRHYDVLTEYLLGAAGLA, from the coding sequence ATGCCGATACCCAGCCGCGCCGAACTCACCGACCACCTCGTCCGTACCCGCATCGCCGGCGACGTGGCCACGCCCCGCGACAACAATCTCGCGCACTACCGGGCGCTCGCCAACGGAGACCGCCACTACTGGCTCGGGCTGGAACTCGGCGACCGCTGGACCGACGAACAGGACGTCCTCGCCGTCATGGCGGAGCGCTGCGGGGTCATCGACGATCCGGCCCACCGCTTCGGCCAGGACACCATCGACCCCGAGCTGACCGTCGACGCCCTCGACCGGATGGCGGAACGCCTCCGCAAGGCCGTGGCGGACACCGAGAGCGTCCTCGTCGCCACCGGCCACCCCGGCGGCCTCCTCGACGTCCACCGCAGGACGGCGGACGCGCTGCGCGCGGAGGGCTGCGAGATCGTCACCGTCCCTGCCGGGCTGCGCGCCGACGAGGGCAACGTCGTCCAGTTCGCCGGAGTCGCGGTGCTGGAGCACGGCGCGTCCCTCTGGCACACCCACTCCCCGGCCCCGATGGCCGCCATCCTGGACGGCCTGGAGCGCGAGGGCCGCCCCCAGCCGGACCTGGTCCTCGCCGACCACGGCTGGGCCGGCTGCGCGGGCGGACGCGGACTCGACGCCATCGGCTACGCCGACTGCAACGACCCCGCCCTCTTCCTCGGCGAAGCGGAGGGCTCCCTGCTGGTCACCGTCCCGCTGGACGACAACGTGCCCGACCCGCGCCACTACGACGTGCTGACGGAGTACCTGCTGGGGGCGGCGGGGCTCGCCTGA
- a CDS encoding cation diffusion facilitator family transporter — MSAENPQDAARPESPEKPGPTGTPEKSEESTATVVVAAAANLGIAVAKAVAGLISGSSAMLSEAAHSVADTVTEVMLLTALKRSEKPADEEHPLGYGPERYIWAMLASIATFVGGAVFSVYDGVHTLVRGEELGDPLVSYIVLAVAFLLEGFSLRTGVKQVRREAARLHAPAAHYLRHTPDTAVKAVVMEDSAALVGLVLAAGGLLGGQLTGSGVWDGIASVLIGILLVYVAWVLGRSNAQLLIGRPLPEAMRAGVRAELLGVPNIVQVLELTTLIQGPTEILIAAKIDFRDLASASDVEWACERAERQLRERFPSVKRVYLDPTPGPEQRRERADGASAG; from the coding sequence ATGAGTGCCGAGAATCCTCAGGACGCCGCCCGTCCGGAGAGCCCCGAGAAGCCCGGACCAACCGGGACGCCCGAGAAGTCCGAGGAGTCCACGGCCACCGTCGTCGTCGCGGCGGCCGCCAACCTCGGCATCGCCGTGGCGAAGGCGGTCGCGGGGCTGATCAGCGGTTCGAGCGCGATGCTCTCGGAGGCGGCGCACTCGGTCGCCGACACCGTCACCGAGGTCATGCTCCTCACCGCCCTCAAGCGCAGCGAGAAGCCGGCCGACGAGGAACACCCGCTGGGGTACGGCCCCGAGCGCTACATCTGGGCGATGCTCGCCTCGATCGCGACCTTCGTCGGCGGCGCGGTGTTCTCGGTCTACGACGGGGTGCACACCCTCGTGCGGGGCGAGGAGCTGGGCGACCCTCTCGTCTCGTACATCGTGCTGGCCGTCGCCTTCCTGCTGGAGGGCTTCTCGCTGCGGACGGGCGTCAAGCAGGTGCGCCGCGAGGCCGCCCGGCTGCACGCCCCCGCCGCGCACTACCTGCGGCACACCCCGGACACGGCGGTGAAGGCCGTGGTCATGGAGGACTCTGCGGCCCTGGTCGGTCTGGTCCTCGCGGCGGGCGGCCTGCTGGGCGGGCAGCTGACCGGCTCCGGGGTGTGGGACGGGATCGCGTCCGTCCTCATCGGCATCCTGCTGGTGTACGTGGCCTGGGTGCTCGGCCGGTCCAACGCGCAACTGCTCATCGGCCGCCCGCTGCCCGAGGCGATGCGGGCCGGGGTCCGGGCCGAACTCCTCGGTGTGCCGAACATCGTCCAGGTGCTGGAGCTGACCACCCTCATCCAGGGGCCGACGGAGATCCTGATCGCCGCGAAGATCGACTTCCGGGACCTGGCGAGCGCCTCCGACGTGGAGTGGGCCTGCGAGCGGGCCGAGCGGCAGCTGCGGGAGCGCTTTCCGTCCGTGAAGCGGGTGTACCTGGACCCGACACCGGGCCCGGAGCAGCGGCGGGAGCGGGCGGACGGCGCGTCGGCGGGGTGA
- a CDS encoding MerR family transcriptional regulator, whose translation MRIGDAAAAAGTTPRALRFYEQRGLLAPPARTSTGQREYGSEDIARVRVIRELLAAGLTVADVHACADRLHLLTSGRPVRCASTEPGAPGVVGQRLAALDAEIARLTGLREALARKVAEEGAGVVAPSEGSATPSGGSVTR comes from the coding sequence ATGCGGATCGGCGACGCGGCAGCGGCGGCGGGGACGACCCCACGGGCCCTGCGCTTCTACGAACAGCGCGGCCTGCTCGCCCCGCCCGCCCGGACCTCCACCGGCCAACGGGAGTACGGCTCCGAGGACATCGCCCGGGTCCGCGTCATCCGGGAGCTGCTCGCCGCCGGATTGACGGTGGCGGACGTACACGCCTGCGCCGACCGCCTCCACCTGCTGACCTCGGGCCGTCCGGTGCGCTGCGCCTCCACCGAGCCCGGGGCGCCCGGAGTCGTCGGCCAACGCCTCGCCGCCCTGGACGCGGAGATCGCCCGCCTCACCGGACTGCGCGAGGCACTGGCGCGGAAGGTGGCGGAGGAGGGGGCGGGGGTGGTCGCGCCTTCCGAGGGGTCGGCCACGCCTTCCGGAGGGTCGGTCACGCGGTGA